In Oceanispirochaeta sp. M1, a single window of DNA contains:
- a CDS encoding GNAT family N-acetyltransferase, with amino-acid sequence MSDFIVRKMQIKDRDALIEILHLADPHGKAHPFPAIIYKRWGEFYYEQSRDNCFVAAESESDRAVGIILCAVDTGKYQKIFNREYYRNIQKAVKDMESDHPGTIKKHNMAYYRHREGIQLNLIHFFKMKKIYSDYPAHLHINIHPDFQRRGLGHLLVDSLLGHLKEKGIEGLHLIVDSENQKGIGFYMKYGFTELLKIFPAGKNGIIYGVKTTEKR; translated from the coding sequence ATGTCAGATTTTATAGTAAGAAAAATGCAGATAAAAGACAGGGATGCTCTGATAGAGATTCTCCATCTTGCAGATCCTCATGGTAAAGCACATCCTTTTCCGGCAATTATTTATAAGCGATGGGGTGAGTTCTATTATGAGCAGAGCCGGGATAACTGTTTTGTTGCTGCCGAGTCGGAATCAGACCGTGCTGTGGGTATAATTCTCTGTGCTGTTGATACCGGGAAGTATCAGAAGATCTTTAATCGGGAATATTACAGGAATATTCAAAAAGCAGTTAAAGATATGGAGTCTGACCATCCTGGAACCATAAAGAAACACAATATGGCTTATTACCGTCATAGAGAGGGGATTCAACTCAATCTGATACATTTCTTCAAAATGAAAAAAATCTATTCAGATTATCCTGCTCATCTTCATATCAATATTCATCCTGATTTTCAGAGAAGGGGACTTGGGCATCTGCTGGTGGATAGTCTTCTCGGGCATCTGAAAGAAAAAGGCATTGAAGGGCTTCATCTTATTGTTGATTCTGAAAATCAGAAGGGAATCGGTTTTTATATGAAATACGGATTCACTGAACTTCTGAAGATTTTCCCTGCCGGAAAGAACGGTATCATCTACGGTGTTAAAACCACAGAGAAAAGATAA
- a CDS encoding iron-sulfur cluster assembly scaffold protein, whose translation MEYSVEVNEMCPISRGPKHESAPIPMEGKFRVAKDVRDISGFTHGAGWCAPQQGVCKLSLNIKEGIIEECLIETIGCSGMTHSAAMASEILTGKTILEALNTDLVCDAINVAMRELFLQIAYGRSQTAFSDGGLPVGAGLEDLGKGLVSQVGTTYGTRAKGARYLNLAEGYISKLALDKNDEIIGYEYVKTGPMMDMIVKDGKDANEAVKVCTNSYGRFTEGVKFVNPRHE comes from the coding sequence ATGGAATATTCTGTAGAAGTAAACGAAATGTGTCCCATTTCCAGAGGACCAAAACATGAATCTGCTCCCATTCCGATGGAAGGAAAATTCAGAGTTGCTAAAGATGTAAGAGATATCTCAGGATTTACACACGGAGCCGGATGGTGTGCACCCCAGCAGGGTGTCTGTAAACTGTCTTTGAATATCAAGGAAGGAATTATCGAAGAATGTCTGATTGAAACAATCGGCTGTTCCGGAATGACTCACTCAGCCGCTATGGCTTCAGAAATACTGACAGGAAAAACTATCCTGGAAGCTCTCAACACCGACCTGGTCTGTGATGCTATCAACGTAGCCATGAGAGAACTCTTTCTGCAGATTGCCTACGGGCGTTCACAGACTGCTTTCTCAGATGGCGGACTTCCTGTTGGTGCCGGACTTGAAGACCTTGGTAAAGGTCTTGTTTCCCAGGTTGGAACCACATATGGAACTAGAGCCAAAGGTGCCCGTTACCTGAACCTGGCCGAAGGTTATATTTCCAAACTGGCCCTGGATAAGAATGATGAAATTATCGGTTACGAGTATGTAAAAACCGGACCCATGATGGACATGATTGTTAAAGATGGTAAGGATGCCAACGAAGCTGTTAAGGTATGTACCAATAGCTATGGAAGATTTACCGAAGGGGTTAAATTTGTTAACCCGAGACACGAGTAG
- a CDS encoding GGGtGRT protein: protein MALFESYERRIKQIEVVLKENGIASLEEARKICTDKGFDPYEIVKDTQNIAFENASWAYVLGAAIAVKRGITKASKAAEVLGEGLQAFCIPGSVADQRLVGIGHGNLASRLLSDDSNCFCFLAGHESFAAAEGAIKIAQNANTVRKAPLRVILNGLGKDAAYLISRINGFNYVQTQYDYDSGELAVVKETKFSDGDRGTINCYGADDVSEGVAIMHKEGVDVSITGNSTNPTRFQHPTAGIYKKECNEQGKKYFSVASGGGTGRTLHPDNMAAGPASYGMTDTMGRMHSSAQFAGSSSVPAHVEMMGLIGMGNNPMVGASVAVAVAVEKAMV, encoded by the coding sequence ATGGCACTGTTTGAAAGTTACGAAAGAAGAATTAAACAGATCGAAGTCGTTCTGAAAGAGAACGGAATCGCCTCTCTGGAAGAAGCCAGAAAGATCTGTACAGATAAAGGATTTGATCCTTATGAGATTGTAAAAGATACTCAGAATATTGCATTTGAGAATGCCAGCTGGGCCTATGTCCTCGGAGCGGCAATTGCCGTGAAAAGAGGCATAACAAAAGCCAGCAAGGCTGCCGAAGTTCTGGGTGAAGGCCTGCAGGCTTTCTGTATTCCCGGATCTGTTGCCGACCAGAGACTGGTTGGTATCGGACACGGTAACCTGGCCTCCAGACTGCTGAGTGATGATTCCAACTGTTTCTGCTTCCTGGCAGGACACGAATCATTTGCAGCCGCCGAAGGTGCAATTAAGATTGCTCAGAATGCCAACACCGTAAGAAAAGCTCCCTTAAGAGTTATCCTGAACGGTCTTGGAAAAGATGCGGCATACCTTATCTCCAGAATTAATGGATTCAATTATGTTCAGACTCAGTATGACTACGATAGTGGTGAACTGGCTGTAGTTAAAGAAACCAAATTCTCCGATGGTGACAGAGGAACTATCAACTGCTATGGCGCTGATGATGTTTCTGAAGGTGTTGCTATCATGCATAAAGAGGGTGTTGATGTTTCCATTACCGGTAACTCTACAAACCCCACAAGATTCCAGCACCCCACAGCCGGTATCTATAAGAAAGAGTGTAACGAACAGGGAAAGAAATATTTTTCTGTAGCCTCCGGTGGAGGAACAGGAAGAACTCTGCATCCCGATAACATGGCCGCCGGTCCTGCCTCCTACGGTATGACAGACACCATGGGAAGGATGCACTCCAGTGCTCAGTTCGCCGGATCTTCTTCTGTTCCCGCTCACGTAGAAATGATGGGACTCATCGGTATGGGTAACAACCCCATGGTCGGTGCTTCTGTTGCCGTAGCGGTAGCTGTTGAAAAAGCAATGGTCTAA